In Acidobacteriota bacterium, one DNA window encodes the following:
- a CDS encoding YciI family protein — protein sequence MRVMVIVKASRESEAGVMPSERLLRDMGAYNEELVKAGIMKAGEGLHPTSKGKRVRFSGSKRDVIDGPFAATNELVAGFWLWDVASMAEAVTWLKRAPFDDGAEVEIRPIFEADDFGKELTPELRAREERLRAEIQTKR from the coding sequence ATGCGCGTGATGGTGATCGTCAAGGCGAGCAGGGAATCGGAAGCGGGCGTGATGCCCAGCGAACGGCTGCTCCGCGACATGGGGGCGTACAACGAGGAGCTCGTCAAGGCCGGCATCATGAAGGCCGGCGAAGGGTTGCACCCGACCTCGAAGGGCAAGCGCGTTCGTTTCTCAGGGTCGAAGCGCGACGTCATCGACGGCCCGTTCGCCGCGACGAACGAGCTCGTCGCCGGCTTCTGGTTGTGGGACGTCGCGTCGATGGCCGAGGCCGTGACGTGGTTGAAGCGCGCGCCCTTCGACGACGGGGCCGAGGTCGAGATCCGGCCGATCTTCGAAGCCGACGACTTCGGCAAGGAGCTCACGCCCGAACTGCGCGCGCGGGAGGAGCGCCTGCGCGCCGAGATTCAGACGAAGCGGTGA
- a CDS encoding ABC transporter permease encodes MHLLRDLRLILRQLRRAPGYVAMVVLTLALAIGANSAVFSAVKSVLLRPLSVARPDQTMVVWQTDNASGKAVIELTLRHLREWTADRSVFLQAAVMGSHNWNAVYDSGSGDSVRIFFSGVSAGFFETLGAVPLLGRTLRAEDDLPNAAAVLVLSHATWIRRFGGDRDIVGRTMSLDGQPVEIVGVMPEGFDVPRGAEFWTPVTPILGGGAASSATTLQNVINNVGVFYLVGRVRSGVTAAEAARLVDALDMRLQRDVPGRPTWGDRAVVTPLVEHVFGPVRPTLWALWTAVTVLLLIACANVSGLTLSRAAMRRREEAVRLAIGATRVAIGRLWVLEVFVLSAAGGAIGLAAAGYLARAIAALAPDDVPGVERISIDAGVALFTLAVVAVVAVATTALPMRTSYRVSLAEIISGGDRSTTGRQSVRARSVLLVLQVALSVALLVAAGLVVRSFVNLRRIDLGFQPANVLAMTVQPRSIQGSPTEWYHELIGRIAQVPGVEAAGVVYLRPLQLGPIGDGIRVWLEGQPETDAAAAANPTLNYQIATPGYFEAMRIPMIRGRGFTDADRAGTDRVVLVSEATAQALWPGRDPIGRRVLMSSFVPGQPPRAWRTVVGVVKNVRYRGLDEVQLDIYDPALQVGRQPQTIVVRTATSPIGALPSIQAQARALDPTAVIDDVVTMDAVVARAVAPWRLSMWMFVLFAVVAFGLALTGLVSVVALDVAHRRHEFAIRLALGATAAAILHAALRRTAWRVSLGVAMGMFGAALGARALRSLLYGVAATDPATFGGVTAFTIGAAALAAYIPGRRASRAEVNALLRHT; translated from the coding sequence ATGCACCTGTTGCGCGACCTTCGCCTGATCCTGCGTCAGTTGCGACGCGCGCCAGGTTACGTCGCGATGGTCGTGTTGACGCTCGCGCTGGCGATCGGCGCGAACAGCGCCGTCTTCAGCGCGGTCAAGTCCGTGCTGCTGCGGCCGCTCTCGGTCGCGCGTCCGGATCAGACGATGGTGGTGTGGCAGACCGACAACGCGTCGGGTAAGGCGGTTATCGAGCTCACCCTTCGGCACCTCCGCGAGTGGACCGCCGACCGATCGGTGTTCCTGCAGGCGGCCGTCATGGGCTCGCACAACTGGAACGCCGTGTACGACAGCGGCTCGGGCGATTCCGTACGGATCTTCTTCAGTGGCGTGTCGGCCGGGTTCTTCGAAACGCTCGGCGCGGTTCCGTTGCTGGGCCGCACCCTTCGCGCGGAGGACGACCTGCCCAACGCGGCGGCCGTGCTCGTGCTGAGCCATGCCACCTGGATCCGGCGCTTCGGCGGCGATCGCGACATCGTCGGCCGGACGATGTCACTCGACGGGCAGCCGGTCGAGATCGTGGGTGTCATGCCGGAAGGCTTCGACGTGCCGCGCGGCGCCGAGTTCTGGACGCCCGTGACGCCGATCCTCGGCGGTGGCGCCGCATCGAGTGCGACGACGCTCCAGAACGTGATCAACAACGTCGGCGTCTTCTATCTCGTCGGCCGCGTGCGGTCCGGCGTGACGGCCGCTGAGGCCGCGCGCCTGGTCGACGCGCTCGACATGCGCTTGCAGCGCGACGTGCCCGGCCGGCCGACATGGGGCGATCGCGCGGTCGTGACGCCGCTCGTCGAGCACGTCTTCGGTCCCGTTCGGCCGACGCTGTGGGCGTTGTGGACCGCCGTCACCGTGCTGCTCCTGATCGCCTGCGCGAACGTCTCCGGCCTGACGCTGTCGCGCGCCGCGATGCGGCGGCGCGAAGAGGCCGTTCGCCTCGCCATCGGCGCGACGCGCGTCGCCATCGGGCGCCTGTGGGTGCTCGAAGTCTTCGTGCTCTCAGCGGCGGGCGGGGCGATCGGCCTGGCCGCCGCCGGCTATCTCGCCAGAGCCATTGCCGCCTTGGCGCCCGATGACGTGCCCGGCGTCGAACGCATTTCGATAGATGCGGGCGTCGCGCTCTTCACGCTGGCGGTCGTTGCGGTCGTCGCCGTGGCCACGACCGCCCTGCCGATGCGCACGTCGTATCGCGTCAGCCTGGCCGAAATCATCAGCGGCGGCGATCGATCGACGACTGGCCGGCAGAGCGTCCGAGCCCGATCGGTGCTACTCGTGCTGCAAGTCGCGTTGTCCGTGGCGCTCCTCGTCGCCGCGGGCCTCGTCGTGAGGAGCTTCGTGAACCTCAGGCGCATCGATCTCGGCTTTCAGCCGGCGAACGTGCTGGCGATGACCGTGCAGCCGCGTTCGATACAGGGATCACCGACGGAGTGGTACCACGAGCTGATCGGGCGCATCGCTCAGGTGCCGGGAGTCGAGGCGGCCGGCGTTGTGTACCTGCGACCGCTGCAACTCGGACCCATCGGCGACGGGATTCGCGTATGGCTGGAAGGCCAGCCAGAGACCGACGCCGCCGCAGCGGCCAATCCGACGCTGAACTACCAGATCGCGACGCCAGGTTACTTCGAGGCGATGCGGATTCCGATGATCCGTGGCCGCGGCTTCACGGATGCGGATCGCGCCGGCACGGATCGCGTGGTGCTGGTGAGCGAGGCGACCGCTCAGGCGCTCTGGCCGGGCCGCGATCCGATCGGCCGGCGCGTGCTGATGTCCAGCTTCGTGCCGGGGCAACCGCCTCGCGCGTGGCGCACCGTCGTCGGTGTGGTGAAGAACGTCCGCTACCGCGGTCTGGATGAAGTGCAGCTCGACATCTACGACCCCGCGCTGCAGGTCGGCCGGCAGCCGCAGACCATCGTGGTTCGCACCGCAACGTCGCCGATCGGCGCGCTGCCCTCGATTCAGGCTCAGGCGCGCGCGCTCGACCCGACGGCCGTCATCGACGACGTCGTGACGATGGACGCGGTGGTGGCGCGGGCGGTGGCGCCATGGCGCTTGTCGATGTGGATGTTCGTCCTGTTCGCCGTGGTGGCGTTCGGCCTCGCGTTGACGGGTCTCGTCAGCGTCGTCGCGCTCGACGTCGCGCACCGCCGTCACGAATTCGCGATTCGCCTCGCGCTCGGCGCGACGGCCGCGGCGATCTTGCACGCGGCGCTCAGGCGAACGGCGTGGCGCGTAAGTCTCGGTGTGGCGATGGGGATGTTCGGCGCGGCGCTCGGCGCGCGCGCGTTGCGCTCGCTGCTGTACGGCGTGGCGGCGACGGATCCGGCGACGTTCGGTGGCGTCACGGCGTTCACGATTGGCGCCGCCGCGCTGGCCGCCTACATTCCCGGTCGCCGCGCGTCACGTGCGGAGGTGAACGCGTTGCTCCGGCACACCTGA
- a CDS encoding DUF2269 family protein encodes MLYLLIKWLHVLAAITALGTNITYGLWIVRASRDPGVLPFTLRTIKVLDDRVANPAYGVLLVTGLAMMWVADLPFHTPWLEGSLALYAAMFLLAVFGYTPTLKRQIAALERHGIGSSEYRALAARGRLLGALLGVIVITIVLLMVVKPVLWGAA; translated from the coding sequence GTGCTCTACCTGCTGATCAAGTGGCTCCACGTGCTGGCGGCCATCACGGCGCTCGGCACGAACATCACCTACGGACTCTGGATCGTGCGAGCCTCGCGCGATCCCGGCGTGCTGCCGTTCACGCTTCGCACCATCAAGGTGCTCGACGATCGGGTAGCGAACCCGGCCTACGGCGTGCTGCTCGTCACCGGCTTGGCGATGATGTGGGTCGCGGATCTTCCGTTCCACACGCCTTGGCTGGAGGGGTCGCTCGCACTGTACGCCGCGATGTTCCTGCTCGCCGTCTTCGGCTACACGCCGACGCTGAAGCGGCAGATCGCGGCGCTCGAACGCCACGGCATCGGCTCGTCTGAATATCGGGCGCTCGCCGCGCGCGGCCGCCTGCTGGGGGCACTCCTCGGCGTCATCGTCATCACCATCGTCTTGCTCATGGTGGTGAAGCCCGTGTTGTGGGGTGCGGCTTGA
- a CDS encoding c-type cytochrome, whose product MRARAVLLFSVLAATAAGAVLSGQKSPEATAAGLKPAPGLEATLFAAEPMVMNPTNLAVDERGRVWVLEGVNYRRAARKLPDLRPEGDRIIILEDTDLDGKADKVKVFDQSPSLRVPLGIAVFGDKVVVSQSPDIIVYTKDAEDRIVKKDVLLTGWGGADHDHGVHAIVFGPDGRYYFNQGNTGFDLTDRSGKRLVSQITGAETRAGYYQGVVVRMNEDGTGLDVIAQNFRNPYELAIDSFGNMFQTDNDDDGNAWTRLDYVMAGGNYGYRGPRHRTFLEDGGTHWHLEAPGVVPQVERLGAGSPCGVFFYEGTLLPERFRGQFFHAEAGRRVVEMYPLTDDGAGFKGTKADLVNMGDDTWARPCDATVAPDGSVYVADWYDPGVGGHQMGDPEGKSGRVYRVAPIGHRPQVPKLDLNSTAGLTAALRSPNDTIKYLSYTAIEARGQGALPLLQAAWSGTDPILKARALWLLGPLGAPGNAAIQQALRDPDPRFRILGLRVARETGASVLDVAKPLLADRSPQVRREILVMLQDSSRMLPAYGYPPQVQPTPAWLDAVAQLSSQHDGKDRWYLEAIGIAARGREEALYARLESRRAAMSDAAFNQIVWRLRPKTALPDLLAVMNDATSPVAARQAALDTVGWMEWPEAASVMETFMTAPATPPALVEHAFGLYSHQLMSQWMESRTSAALPAVMRKALTLPGAQAAAVGVADALADPQYRPDLLALAKSGGATPAARAAALDSIATTKDVQYLREFQALADNAPTPVRVAAIRAIGGLAQPGVEAWAQELLSSDAPNEVRVQALRLLGTSVPGLNAILDLAEAGRIPAELLAVARRITNSAAPPPAAGRRGAGQSPVAMRAAPTAPTDPAYVAIRARAAKVLAMPGTVIPTAFQLDLNYGGRAAEGRKVYDTDAACAACHSLGDGRRTLGPDLSKIGEKYGKQAMLDDILNPNGAIGPEYITTVFTMKNGSSVSGLITGETATEVTIAVGTESQRLAKSEIASRRPVQVSSMPEGLLSNLSLQQIADLLEFLSTLK is encoded by the coding sequence ATGAGGGCGCGTGCCGTTCTTCTGTTCTCGGTCTTGGCAGCCACTGCGGCCGGCGCGGTGCTCTCCGGCCAGAAGTCTCCGGAGGCGACCGCGGCCGGCTTGAAGCCGGCGCCGGGGCTCGAGGCGACGCTCTTCGCCGCCGAGCCGATGGTCATGAACCCGACCAACCTCGCCGTGGACGAACGCGGCCGCGTCTGGGTGCTCGAAGGCGTCAACTACCGGCGCGCGGCGCGCAAGCTCCCGGACCTTCGCCCCGAAGGCGACCGCATCATCATCCTGGAAGACACCGATCTCGACGGCAAGGCGGACAAGGTCAAGGTCTTCGACCAGAGCCCGTCGCTGCGCGTGCCGCTCGGCATCGCCGTGTTCGGCGACAAGGTCGTCGTCTCGCAGTCGCCGGACATCATCGTGTACACCAAGGACGCCGAGGATCGGATCGTCAAGAAGGACGTGCTGCTCACCGGCTGGGGCGGAGCGGACCACGACCACGGCGTGCACGCGATCGTCTTCGGCCCGGACGGCCGCTACTACTTCAACCAGGGCAACACGGGCTTCGATCTGACGGATCGATCCGGCAAACGTCTCGTCTCCCAGATTACCGGCGCGGAGACCAGGGCCGGTTACTACCAGGGCGTCGTTGTCCGCATGAACGAGGACGGCACCGGCCTCGACGTCATCGCGCAGAACTTCCGCAACCCCTACGAGCTCGCCATCGACTCGTTCGGCAACATGTTCCAGACCGACAACGACGATGACGGGAACGCGTGGACGCGGCTCGACTACGTCATGGCCGGCGGCAACTACGGCTACCGAGGGCCGCGGCACCGCACGTTCCTCGAGGACGGCGGCACGCACTGGCACCTGGAGGCGCCTGGCGTCGTGCCGCAGGTCGAGCGTCTCGGCGCCGGCTCGCCGTGCGGCGTGTTCTTCTACGAAGGCACCCTCCTGCCGGAGCGGTTCCGTGGCCAGTTCTTCCACGCGGAGGCCGGCCGGCGCGTCGTCGAGATGTACCCGCTGACCGACGATGGTGCGGGGTTCAAGGGCACGAAGGCCGATCTCGTGAACATGGGAGACGACACGTGGGCGCGGCCGTGCGATGCGACGGTGGCGCCCGATGGATCCGTCTACGTCGCGGACTGGTACGACCCGGGTGTCGGCGGCCATCAGATGGGGGATCCCGAAGGCAAGAGCGGCCGCGTCTATCGCGTGGCGCCGATCGGACACCGGCCGCAGGTGCCGAAGCTCGACCTGAACTCGACGGCAGGACTCACCGCGGCGCTGCGATCGCCGAACGACACGATCAAGTACCTGTCCTACACCGCCATCGAAGCGCGCGGACAGGGCGCGCTGCCGCTGCTCCAGGCCGCGTGGTCGGGAACGGATCCGATCCTGAAGGCACGGGCGCTGTGGCTGCTCGGGCCGCTCGGCGCGCCCGGCAACGCGGCGATCCAGCAGGCGCTTCGCGATCCGGATCCGCGGTTCCGGATCCTCGGTCTGCGCGTGGCGCGCGAGACCGGCGCGAGCGTCCTGGACGTCGCGAAGCCGTTGCTCGCCGATCGTTCGCCGCAGGTGCGGCGCGAGATCCTGGTGATGCTGCAGGACTCGTCGCGCATGCTTCCGGCGTACGGCTATCCGCCACAGGTGCAGCCCACCCCGGCGTGGCTCGACGCGGTTGCGCAGCTCTCCAGTCAGCACGACGGAAAGGACCGCTGGTATCTCGAGGCCATCGGCATCGCGGCGCGAGGCCGTGAGGAGGCGCTCTACGCGCGGCTCGAGAGCCGGCGCGCGGCGATGTCGGATGCGGCGTTCAACCAGATCGTCTGGCGGCTCCGGCCGAAGACCGCGCTCCCGGATCTCTTGGCGGTGATGAACGACGCGACGTCGCCGGTCGCGGCCCGGCAGGCCGCGCTCGATACGGTCGGCTGGATGGAGTGGCCCGAGGCGGCCAGCGTGATGGAGACGTTCATGACGGCGCCGGCCACGCCGCCGGCGCTGGTCGAGCACGCGTTCGGCCTCTACAGCCATCAGCTCATGAGCCAGTGGATGGAGTCGCGGACGAGCGCCGCGCTTCCAGCCGTGATGCGGAAAGCCCTCACGCTGCCTGGTGCGCAGGCGGCTGCCGTCGGGGTGGCCGATGCGCTTGCCGATCCGCAGTACCGGCCCGACCTGCTCGCGCTCGCGAAGTCGGGCGGCGCCACGCCTGCGGCGCGCGCGGCCGCGCTCGACTCCATCGCGACCACCAAGGACGTTCAGTACCTCCGCGAGTTCCAGGCGCTCGCCGACAACGCGCCCACGCCCGTGCGCGTGGCCGCGATCCGCGCTATCGGCGGCCTCGCGCAGCCGGGCGTCGAGGCGTGGGCGCAGGAGCTGCTGTCGAGCGATGCCCCGAACGAAGTCCGCGTGCAGGCGCTGCGGCTCTTGGGCACATCGGTGCCCGGCCTGAACGCGATTCTCGACCTCGCGGAAGCCGGCCGAATTCCGGCGGAGCTGCTGGCGGTCGCGCGTCGCATCACGAACAGCGCCGCGCCGCCGCCGGCCGCGGGCCGCCGTGGTGCGGGGCAGTCGCCCGTGGCGATGCGAGCCGCGCCGACGGCGCCCACCGATCCGGCCTACGTCGCGATCCGTGCGCGGGCGGCGAAGGTGCTGGCCATGCCCGGCACCGTCATTCCGACCGCGTTCCAGCTCGACCTCAACTACGGCGGCCGCGCGGCCGAAGGGCGCAAGGTGTACGACACGGACGCCGCCTGCGCGGCCTGTCACAGCCTCGGCGACGGGCGCCGAACGCTCGGCCCCGACCTGTCGAAGATCGGCGAGAAGTACGGCAAGCAGGCCATGCTCGACGACATCCTGAACCCGAACGGCGCCATCGGACCGGAGTACATCACGACGGTCTTCACGATGAAGAATGGCAGCTCGGTGTCGGGGCTCATCACCGGCGAGACGGCGACCGAGGTCACGATCGCCGTCGGCACCGAGTCGCAGCGTCTCGCGAAGAGCGAGATCGCATCGCGGAGGCCCGTGCAGGTATCGTCCATGCCGGAGGGGCTGCTGAGCAACTTGTCGCTGCAGCAGATCGCGGACCTGCTCGAGTTCCTGTCGACGCTGAAGTAG
- a CDS encoding transcriptional regulator, with amino-acid sequence MAVLTALSACDSADYVFLQRLTGLQSGNLSQHLARLEEAKFVSIAKGFSGKYPQTTVSLTTAGRKAIQDYWARLESLKKAQRTWSRKGATATLKTRTSEG; translated from the coding sequence ATGGCCGTGCTCACCGCGCTCTCGGCCTGCGACTCGGCCGACTACGTCTTCCTGCAACGGTTGACCGGCCTGCAGTCCGGCAACCTGTCCCAGCATCTCGCCCGGCTCGAGGAGGCGAAGTTCGTCTCGATCGCCAAGGGATTCTCCGGCAAGTATCCGCAGACGACCGTGTCGCTCACGACGGCCGGCCGCAAAGCCATCCAGGACTACTGGGCGAGGCTCGAGTCGCTGAAGAAAGCTCAGCGCACCTGGAGCCGAAAGGGAGCGACCGCGACGTTGAAGACGCGGACGTCGGAAGGGTAG
- a CDS encoding ThuA domain-containing protein, whose translation MSRTVVALSVLALACLSYSGAAGASAQAPLEVLLITGQSNQFHNWRVSSAIIKRQLEESRRFAVTVATTPPKGTEPGQDMSSFAPDFRKYRAVVLDYEGFEFAPATKRALVDFVSSGGGLVVTHAADNAFPAWPEFNEMIGVGGWGGFTPGYANRTAAAGPKVRWRDGRMVLDRETPGEAQHPSPHDFVMTVRTPDHPIVNGLPREWLHARDELYSNLRGPARNLTVLVTATAPATMPNGTGENEPLIMALTYGKGRVFHDTLGHVGPTQTEPIASMSSVDSITLLQRGTEWAASGSVTIPVPADFPTKDKTSVR comes from the coding sequence ATGAGCCGTACCGTTGTCGCGCTGAGCGTTCTCGCCCTGGCCTGCCTGTCCTACTCCGGCGCCGCCGGCGCCTCGGCGCAGGCGCCGCTCGAGGTGTTGCTCATCACCGGCCAGAGCAATCAATTCCACAACTGGCGCGTGAGCAGCGCCATCATCAAACGGCAGCTGGAGGAGAGCCGGCGGTTCGCCGTGACGGTCGCGACGACCCCGCCGAAGGGCACCGAGCCCGGACAGGACATGTCGAGCTTCGCACCGGACTTCCGCAAGTACCGCGCGGTGGTGCTGGACTACGAAGGCTTCGAGTTCGCGCCGGCGACGAAACGTGCGCTCGTCGACTTCGTCTCGAGCGGCGGCGGCCTCGTCGTGACCCACGCGGCAGACAACGCCTTCCCCGCGTGGCCCGAGTTCAACGAGATGATCGGCGTCGGCGGCTGGGGCGGGTTCACGCCAGGCTACGCGAACCGCACGGCCGCGGCCGGACCCAAGGTCCGATGGCGTGACGGCCGGATGGTGCTCGATCGCGAGACGCCCGGTGAGGCGCAGCATCCGAGCCCGCACGACTTCGTGATGACGGTGCGGACGCCCGACCATCCCATCGTCAACGGGCTGCCTCGCGAGTGGCTGCACGCCAGGGACGAGCTGTACAGCAACCTCCGCGGCCCTGCCAGGAACCTCACGGTGCTCGTGACCGCGACCGCGCCGGCGACGATGCCAAACGGCACCGGCGAGAACGAGCCGCTGATCATGGCGCTGACGTACGGCAAGGGACGCGTGTTCCATGACACGCTGGGCCACGTCGGTCCGACGCAGACGGAGCCGATCGCCTCGATGAGCTCCGTCGACTCCATCACGCTGCTCCAGCGCGGGACCGAATGGGCGGCGTCCGGCAGCGTGACGATTCCAGTGCCGGCTGACTTCCCGACGAAAGACAAGACGTCGGTCCGCTAG
- a CDS encoding IPT/TIG domain-containing protein yields MSHLSNISRGALVLAVLIASACGDAATPSSPTTTTRLPPTVTAIAPASGSVDGGIDVTISGTGFTNVQSVLFGTTPATTYVVSFETSITATAPGGAAPGATDVVVVTEGGSSATSDATKYTWIPNQLVDLTLAASSVTGGAPIRGTATVTLPAPSNGIRLPIVWKSTPAGLSAVRVPAAVYIAKGEVTGTFQIDTFYVSTPESIEMSLEHWGVTKTVRFTVGP; encoded by the coding sequence ATGTCACATCTCTCGAACATCTCCCGTGGTGCGCTCGTGCTGGCGGTGCTGATCGCCAGCGCGTGCGGGGACGCGGCGACCCCCTCCTCGCCGACCACGACGACCCGGCTTCCGCCGACCGTCACGGCGATCGCCCCCGCGTCGGGCAGCGTCGACGGCGGCATCGACGTCACCATCAGCGGCACGGGCTTCACCAACGTCCAGTCCGTGCTGTTCGGCACGACGCCAGCCACGACCTACGTGGTGAGCTTCGAGACCTCCATCACGGCGACGGCGCCCGGCGGGGCGGCACCGGGCGCGACGGACGTCGTGGTGGTCACCGAGGGCGGTTCGTCCGCGACGAGCGACGCCACGAAGTACACCTGGATTCCGAACCAGCTCGTCGATCTGACGTTGGCCGCCTCGTCCGTCACGGGCGGTGCGCCGATTCGCGGCACGGCGACGGTGACGCTGCCGGCCCCGTCCAACGGGATTCGACTGCCGATCGTTTGGAAGTCGACGCCCGCCGGTCTGTCGGCCGTGCGCGTTCCGGCGGCGGTCTACATCGCCAAGGGCGAGGTCACCGGCACCTTCCAGATCGACACGTTCTACGTGTCGACGCCGGAGTCGATCGAGATGTCACTCGAGCATTGGGGCGTCACGAAGACCGTGCGCTTCACGGTCGGTCCGTAA
- a CDS encoding TIM barrel protein has protein sequence MQRRELLKGVAGLAVGSVMMPRRVRAQKSTNRARVDRIAIMSLGFDRILKRPDAASSPERTLDLMDIGELYADRWGVHNVELQHGHLLSTEDSWLREFRAKLAKSGSKVTNINLEFGAQNMSAADLTSRLQAVDLTKRWIDHAVTLGSPRVMVNQGAPTQENKAIAIAALKAMGDYGRSKGVKVGMENRGAYQPVPGAAPAAAGQGGAAPSPSATPVPQGPPAYLLLVEIIKAAGTYANCDMGNFPDQQMQHAGMRAMLPLTDGNTHVKINPLRYDLPAGLALARELGYTGLFSIEANTPNPNSPPQPGNPMTQDPYKNQQIIYDVLVEHI, from the coding sequence ATGCAACGGCGGGAGTTACTCAAGGGTGTGGCGGGGCTGGCGGTCGGCAGCGTGATGATGCCGCGGCGCGTGCGCGCGCAGAAGAGCACCAACCGGGCCAGGGTGGATCGCATCGCGATCATGAGCCTGGGCTTCGACAGGATCCTGAAGCGGCCGGATGCGGCGAGCTCGCCGGAGCGGACGCTCGACCTCATGGACATCGGCGAGCTCTATGCCGATCGTTGGGGCGTGCACAACGTCGAGCTGCAGCACGGCCACCTGCTCTCGACCGAGGACTCGTGGCTACGTGAGTTCAGGGCGAAGCTCGCGAAGAGCGGCTCGAAGGTCACGAACATCAACCTCGAGTTCGGCGCGCAGAACATGTCGGCCGCGGACCTGACGTCGCGGCTGCAGGCCGTCGACCTCACCAAGCGCTGGATCGACCACGCCGTCACGCTGGGCAGCCCGCGCGTGATGGTCAATCAAGGCGCGCCGACGCAGGAGAACAAGGCGATCGCCATCGCCGCGCTCAAGGCGATGGGCGACTACGGCCGGAGCAAGGGCGTGAAGGTCGGCATGGAGAACCGCGGCGCCTACCAGCCGGTGCCCGGTGCGGCGCCGGCCGCCGCCGGCCAGGGTGGCGCAGCCCCGTCCCCGTCGGCGACGCCGGTGCCGCAGGGGCCGCCAGCCTACCTGCTGCTCGTGGAGATCATCAAGGCGGCCGGCACGTACGCCAACTGCGACATGGGGAACTTCCCCGATCAGCAGATGCAGCACGCCGGCATGCGCGCGATGTTGCCGCTCACCGACGGCAACACGCACGTGAAGATCAACCCGCTGCGCTACGACTTGCCGGCGGGCCTCGCGCTCGCGCGCGAGCTCGGCTACACGGGGCTCTTTTCCATCGAGGCCAACACGCCGAATCCGAATTCGCCGCCGCAGCCCGGCAATCCGATGACGCAGGATCCGTACAAGAACCAGCAGATCATCTACGACGTGCTGGTGGAGCACATCTGA